A section of the Prochlorococcus sp. MIT 1341 genome encodes:
- a CDS encoding four-carbon acid sugar kinase family protein, translating into MKIVVIDDDPTGSQTVYGCPLLLSWELNVLREGLRKNTPLMFVLANSRALLAEEASKRIKDICFALKEAIRAENLSQSEVLLISRGDSTLRGHWVLEPKVIAQEFGPFDATLHVPAFFEGGRTTINGVHFLDGVPVHMTEFASDQLFGYSTSDLANWLQEKSQGSIVSSTVKKITLTQLDSAVNSSKGKQDLKRLLDSFTDNEHVVVDALRSEQLCALAEVVRSLIGKKQFLFRSAASFINSLSELVPSILPENEISSLRRHDSFGNSLPGMVLVGSHVNLTDLQLETLLECNQCIGIELPVAKLATIFKTEKKELLVKDLELYFTTRIQELLTEGKTPVLYTTRGEIYFSEVKQRLDFGYFLARMMARVAGSIAPKLGYLISKGGVTTNVLLKEGLDLKLVHLSGQILPGLSIVMASSKGSVSDLPILTFPGNLGNRETLIHAWRIIESC; encoded by the coding sequence ATGAAGATTGTTGTGATTGACGATGATCCGACTGGATCTCAGACGGTTTATGGATGCCCTTTGTTGCTTTCTTGGGAGTTGAACGTTCTTAGAGAGGGATTGCGAAAAAATACACCATTAATGTTTGTATTAGCTAATTCACGGGCTTTGCTTGCAGAAGAAGCCTCAAAGCGTATTAAAGATATTTGTTTTGCTTTGAAGGAGGCAATTAGAGCAGAAAACTTATCTCAAAGCGAGGTTTTGTTAATTAGCAGAGGTGATTCTACTTTGCGAGGTCATTGGGTTCTTGAGCCAAAAGTGATTGCTCAGGAGTTTGGACCCTTTGATGCAACGCTACATGTGCCAGCTTTTTTTGAGGGAGGTCGTACAACAATTAATGGCGTTCATTTCCTTGATGGCGTTCCTGTTCATATGACTGAATTTGCTTCAGATCAACTGTTCGGATATAGCACTAGTGACCTCGCAAATTGGTTGCAAGAAAAAAGTCAAGGCTCAATAGTTTCTTCAACTGTCAAGAAGATAACTCTTACTCAGCTTGATTCTGCTGTTAATAGTTCCAAGGGAAAGCAAGATTTAAAAAGACTTTTGGACTCTTTTACTGATAATGAACATGTGGTTGTAGATGCCCTTAGATCAGAACAACTTTGTGCTTTGGCAGAAGTAGTTAGAAGTTTGATAGGCAAAAAACAATTTTTATTTCGATCTGCAGCTAGCTTTATCAACTCCCTTTCGGAATTAGTTCCAAGCATTTTGCCGGAAAATGAAATCTCTTCTCTTCGACGCCATGATTCATTTGGCAATTCGTTGCCAGGAATGGTTCTTGTTGGTTCGCATGTGAATTTGACTGACTTACAGCTAGAAACACTTCTTGAATGTAATCAATGCATAGGGATTGAATTGCCTGTTGCTAAGCTTGCCACTATATTTAAGACCGAAAAGAAAGAATTACTTGTGAAGGATTTAGAGTTATATTTTACAACAAGAATTCAAGAACTTCTGACAGAAGGCAAGACACCTGTATTGTATACTACTCGTGGAGAGATATATTTTTCTGAAGTCAAACAAAGATTAGATTTTGGATATTTCCTGGCAAGAATGATGGCTAGAGTTGCAGGCTCTATAGCTCCTAAGTTGGGCTATTTGATTAGTAAAGGTGGTGTTACTACAAATGTATTGTTGAAAGAGGGGTTGGATTTAAAATTAGTTCATTTGAGTGGTCAGATCTTGCCTGGACTTTCAATTGTTATGGCTTCTAGTAAAGGCAGTGTATCGGATTTACCTATTTTGACATTCCCAGGGAACCTGGGGAATAGAGAGACATTAATTCATGCTTGGCGAATTATAGAGTCCTGCTGA
- a CDS encoding 15,16-dihydrobiliverdin:ferredoxin oxidoreductase, with product MFDTMLEELNTGILFRGGELIELPNDIQTCNSNKGDGFIRNWLWNVPGFRRWRVTKLTAGEKLEVLNTVAYPNYDNDQPILGVDLLWFGVTRKLVAVLDFQPLVQDQEYFSRHYKGLISLNSKFPELRKNENMHSFDPEQYFSPWLLFCRGGLEEANNSLPKAFSSFLTCYWDLSKEMVDKSSRLSSQEVRKLQTHYDIYSSERDPAHGLFTSYFGKAWTDKFVHTFLFPDSNNDDSSFERE from the coding sequence ATGTTTGATACCATGCTAGAGGAATTAAATACTGGTATTCTATTTCGTGGTGGAGAGCTTATCGAGCTTCCAAATGATATTCAAACTTGTAATAGTAATAAGGGAGATGGGTTTATTAGAAACTGGCTTTGGAATGTTCCGGGATTTCGCCGCTGGCGTGTCACTAAGTTAACCGCAGGAGAGAAATTGGAGGTTTTGAATACAGTCGCTTACCCTAATTATGATAATGACCAGCCAATTCTGGGAGTTGATCTTTTATGGTTTGGAGTTACACGAAAGTTGGTGGCTGTCCTTGACTTTCAGCCTTTAGTTCAGGACCAGGAATATTTCTCAAGACATTATAAAGGATTGATTTCTTTAAATAGTAAGTTCCCAGAACTTCGTAAGAATGAAAATATGCATTCATTTGACCCAGAGCAATATTTTTCTCCATGGTTGTTATTTTGTAGAGGGGGACTTGAAGAAGCTAACAACTCACTCCCTAAAGCTTTTAGCTCTTTTTTAACGTGTTATTGGGATTTGAGTAAAGAGATGGTGGATAAATCTTCGCGATTGTCATCTCAAGAAGTTCGTAAATTGCAAACTCATTATGATATTTATTCTTCTGAGAGAGATCCTGCACATGGATTATTTACAAGTTATTTTGGTAAGGCTTGGACTGATAAATTTGTACATACTTTCCTTTTTCCTGATAGTAATAATGACGACTCTTCTTTTGAGAGAGAGTGA
- a CDS encoding glycosyltransferase family 2 protein, with the protein MIDTSSSETEKINEVWVVAACWNEEAVICQFIERVLLRPDVAGLVLVDDGSTDSTLERVRQWQKKSGDQKNVKKVVLIELTRNFGKEAAMLAGLDFAKDFSEAVVLIDSDLQHPPELIDEMVIAWRSGAEIVTAVRDDRDQESLFKITSAAWFYKIFNRLVDSVQLIEGAGDYRLLSAPVVEALTTMREFGRFSKGLVPWTGYRSFEISYKRVIRSGGVSSWSPIKLFSYALDGIFSFSVLPLKIWTFLGITVSFVSLIYALLVILRTIVQGIDVPGYASLIVAVLFLGGIQLIGIGVLGDYIGRVYVAARARPHYFIRHIYNID; encoded by the coding sequence ATGATCGATACCTCTTCCTCTGAGACTGAAAAAATAAACGAAGTATGGGTTGTGGCGGCTTGTTGGAATGAAGAAGCCGTTATATGTCAATTTATTGAAAGGGTGCTTTTACGTCCTGATGTTGCTGGATTGGTTTTAGTTGATGATGGCTCTACTGATTCGACATTGGAGAGGGTTAGACAGTGGCAGAAAAAATCTGGAGACCAAAAAAATGTTAAAAAGGTTGTTCTGATTGAATTGACTCGAAATTTTGGGAAAGAGGCAGCAATGCTTGCTGGACTTGATTTTGCGAAAGATTTCTCTGAAGCAGTTGTTTTGATCGATTCTGATTTACAGCATCCTCCAGAGTTAATTGATGAGATGGTAATAGCATGGCGCTCTGGAGCAGAAATCGTTACTGCGGTAAGGGATGATCGTGATCAAGAGTCGCTTTTTAAGATAACTAGTGCTGCCTGGTTTTATAAGATTTTTAATCGACTTGTAGATTCTGTTCAACTGATTGAAGGTGCTGGAGACTATCGACTACTTAGTGCTCCTGTTGTTGAAGCTCTTACGACAATGAGGGAGTTTGGGCGATTTTCAAAAGGGTTAGTTCCTTGGACTGGATATCGGAGCTTTGAGATTAGCTATAAAAGAGTTATACGTTCTGGAGGTGTTTCTTCGTGGAGCCCTATAAAATTATTTAGTTATGCATTAGATGGAATTTTTTCGTTTTCAGTATTACCTTTAAAGATTTGGACTTTTCTAGGGATTACAGTCTCATTTGTTAGTTTGATTTATGCATTATTAGTGATTCTACGTACAATTGTTCAGGGAATTGATGTACCAGGATACGCTTCATTGATAGTCGCTGTTTTATTTCTTGGAGGGATCCAACTCATAGGAATAGGCGTTTTAGGTGATTATATTGGAAGGGTATATGTTGCTGCAAGAGCAAGACCTCATTACTTTATTCGGCACATATATAATATAGATTAA
- a CDS encoding ChbG/HpnK family deacetylase gives MIIFERVVKVSKYSIVGLFAAGTHAIVLIILSKAIALWASNLIGFLSGSLVSYLGHSLYTFRKATGGKRFARRWLLIQFTINTSICTLLPILLSSVEQLRLTAWIFIFTPTVINAFIWSFAAKFSFNRIHRPRSTPVIHADDLGLTNATNKAIFALAQAGALQSASLLVNGIAVNEAIHAWKNKLQIPLTLHISLTEGIAVSNSRLVRKLSNHKGSLNQTFSKLLFASFLPKRASLRREIELAIKKELLAQIKKFKRLTKIDSISIDGHQHIHLIPIVLDVLLEISKTEDVSWIRTTYEPLPNNTSTENLLKSCVDGGFLKWLTLQVLSNLASNQIKKANIKTNAGFSGVLFTGKMSMNAIKSAWMELRILQVYPWQTQPMILVHPAANLEPGESMGMHNEFPYSQKFFSSPWRQKEWKDLILMKESSN, from the coding sequence ATGATCATTTTTGAACGAGTAGTCAAGGTCTCCAAGTACTCCATTGTTGGACTATTTGCTGCTGGAACACATGCAATAGTGCTAATTATCCTTAGTAAAGCGATAGCTTTGTGGGCTAGTAATCTAATCGGATTTTTAAGTGGATCACTAGTCAGTTATCTGGGTCATTCTCTTTACACATTTCGGAAGGCCACTGGTGGTAAACGCTTTGCGCGCAGATGGCTTCTAATTCAATTCACCATCAATACAAGTATCTGCACTTTGTTACCTATCTTGCTCTCCTCGGTAGAACAACTTCGATTAACAGCATGGATATTTATTTTCACACCAACAGTGATAAATGCATTTATCTGGTCATTTGCAGCAAAATTCAGCTTTAACAGGATTCACAGGCCTCGGTCCACACCTGTTATTCATGCAGATGACTTAGGACTCACGAACGCAACAAACAAAGCTATTTTCGCTCTTGCACAAGCTGGTGCGCTTCAAAGTGCAAGCCTTTTAGTAAATGGAATTGCCGTCAATGAAGCCATTCATGCATGGAAAAACAAACTACAAATTCCACTTACATTACACATTTCTCTAACTGAAGGGATTGCAGTTAGTAATAGCAGACTAGTAAGAAAGCTTTCCAATCATAAAGGCTCTTTAAATCAAACATTTAGCAAACTACTATTTGCATCTTTTCTTCCAAAAAGAGCATCACTTAGGAGAGAAATAGAACTTGCAATAAAAAAAGAGCTATTGGCACAAATTAAAAAGTTTAAAAGGCTGACAAAGATAGACTCAATATCAATAGATGGGCACCAACATATTCATCTCATACCAATTGTTCTAGATGTACTTCTGGAAATTTCCAAGACAGAAGATGTGTCATGGATTAGAACAACTTATGAGCCCTTACCAAATAATACTTCAACTGAGAATCTCCTCAAAAGTTGCGTAGATGGTGGTTTTTTGAAGTGGCTAACACTTCAAGTTCTTAGCAACCTTGCATCCAATCAAATTAAAAAAGCAAACATCAAAACAAATGCTGGATTTTCGGGTGTTCTTTTCACAGGTAAAATGAGCATGAATGCAATAAAGTCAGCTTGGATGGAATTAAGAATTCTTCAGGTTTATCCATGGCAAACTCAACCTATGATTCTGGTACATCCAGCAGCAAATTTAGAACCTGGAGAAAGTATGGGAATGCATAATGAATTCCCATATTCACAGAAGTTCTTCTCTTCTCCATGGAGACAAAAAGAGTGGAAAGACCTTATCCTTATGAAAGAATCAAGTAATTAG
- a CDS encoding NADP-dependent isocitrate dehydrogenase encodes MTQFEKLTKPSKGQAIRFLNGQPQVPDNPIIPFIRGDGTGVDIWPAAQRVLDAAIERAYGKKRNVEWFKVYAGDEACDLYGTYQYLPEDTLKAIQTYGVAIKGPLTTPVGGGIRSLNVALRQIFDLYSCVRPCRYYKGTPSPHKRPEDLDLIVYRENTEDIYMGIEWESDDPIGIKLKEHLNKVVIPANGKLGNRQIPADAGIGIKPVSKSGSQRHIRKAIQHALKLNEKKRHVTLVHKGNIMKFTEGSFRDWGYELATTEFREVCVTERESWILENDFSSPHLGIEGNAKLIEPGYESLTPEKQKTICEEIKEVLNAIGKSHGHGKWREMVLVDDRIADSIFQQIQTRPQEYSILATLNLNGDYISDAAAAVVGGLGMAPGANIGDKAAIFEATHGTAPKHAGLNRINPGSVILSGVMMLEFLGWQEAADLITKGLSKSISDKKVTYDLARLMDPPVEAISCSGFGEAVIERF; translated from the coding sequence ATGACGCAATTCGAGAAGCTCACAAAACCCTCAAAAGGACAAGCTATTAGATTCCTGAACGGACAGCCACAAGTACCTGACAACCCAATTATCCCGTTTATTCGGGGAGATGGTACAGGTGTTGACATTTGGCCTGCCGCCCAAAGAGTGCTCGATGCAGCCATAGAAAGAGCATATGGCAAAAAACGAAATGTCGAATGGTTCAAAGTTTATGCAGGAGATGAGGCTTGTGATCTATATGGGACCTATCAATACCTTCCAGAAGACACCCTAAAAGCTATTCAAACCTACGGTGTCGCAATTAAGGGCCCACTTACAACACCTGTAGGAGGAGGGATTCGATCATTAAATGTTGCTCTTCGACAAATTTTTGACCTGTATTCCTGTGTCCGCCCTTGTCGCTATTACAAAGGCACTCCCAGTCCTCATAAAAGACCAGAGGACCTTGATTTAATTGTGTATAGAGAAAATACGGAAGACATTTATATGGGAATCGAATGGGAAAGTGATGATCCCATCGGGATCAAGCTCAAAGAACATCTAAATAAAGTTGTCATTCCAGCAAACGGCAAACTAGGAAATCGACAAATTCCTGCAGATGCAGGCATAGGAATAAAGCCTGTAAGTAAGAGTGGCAGCCAACGACATATTCGCAAAGCGATTCAACATGCTCTAAAACTGAATGAAAAAAAACGCCACGTCACCCTTGTTCATAAAGGCAATATCATGAAATTTACTGAAGGGTCTTTTCGTGACTGGGGATATGAATTAGCAACTACTGAATTCAGAGAAGTTTGTGTTACAGAGCGAGAAAGCTGGATTCTTGAAAATGATTTTTCCAGCCCCCATCTTGGAATCGAAGGAAATGCAAAACTGATTGAACCTGGCTATGAATCATTAACGCCAGAGAAACAAAAGACAATTTGCGAAGAAATAAAAGAAGTTTTAAATGCAATAGGCAAAAGTCATGGGCATGGAAAATGGCGTGAAATGGTTTTAGTCGACGACAGAATTGCTGACAGCATCTTCCAACAAATCCAAACCAGACCACAGGAATACTCAATCCTTGCAACGTTAAATCTCAATGGTGACTACATATCTGATGCTGCTGCTGCTGTTGTAGGAGGTCTAGGCATGGCTCCTGGGGCAAACATTGGCGATAAGGCAGCGATCTTTGAAGCAACTCATGGAACCGCTCCAAAACATGCAGGTCTAAACCGAATCAACCCAGGTTCGGTGATTTTGAGCGGGGTAATGATGCTTGAGTTTCTTGGGTGGCAAGAAGCAGCAGATCTAATTACAAAAGGGTTAAGCAAATCAATCTCAGATAAAAAAGTTACATATGACCTTGCTCGCCTAATGGATCCACCTGTTGAAGCAATTAGTTGTAGTGGATTTGGAGAAGCTGTGATTGAAAGGTTTTAG
- a CDS encoding heme oxygenase (biliverdin-producing) produces the protein MPLDLARQLREGTRKAHTMAENTGFVSCFLKGVVDKTSYRLLIADLYFVYSAMEEEIRRLSDLGNTIISSIDFPELSRTKALEQDLIFFFGSQWSEVVKPTISAQEYVERIHYLAKESPELLIGHHYTRYIGDLSGGQILKTIAKKALNLSENGGLSFYNFDLINDEKEFKQQYSQTLNSLKIDQPMVESIVEEANNAFKYNMNIFQELEGNLIAAIGKVVFRLLTNRKRPGSTEDKT, from the coding sequence ATGCCGCTTGACCTTGCGAGGCAATTACGAGAAGGGACCCGAAAGGCCCACACAATGGCTGAAAATACTGGGTTTGTAAGCTGCTTTCTTAAAGGTGTAGTTGACAAGACCAGTTATAGACTACTTATTGCGGATTTATATTTTGTCTATTCAGCAATGGAAGAAGAGATTAGAAGGTTGTCTGATTTAGGAAATACAATTATTTCTTCTATCGACTTCCCTGAGTTGAGTAGAACTAAGGCTCTTGAACAAGATTTGATTTTTTTCTTTGGCAGTCAATGGTCAGAAGTAGTTAAACCGACAATTTCAGCCCAAGAGTATGTGGAACGTATTCATTATCTTGCTAAAGAATCTCCCGAGCTTCTTATCGGTCATCATTATACGAGATATATTGGCGACCTTTCAGGGGGGCAAATTTTAAAGACAATTGCCAAGAAAGCTTTGAATCTTTCTGAAAATGGAGGCCTAAGTTTTTATAATTTTGATTTGATAAATGATGAGAAAGAATTTAAGCAACAATACAGTCAAACACTCAATTCATTGAAGATTGATCAGCCTATGGTGGAATCTATAGTAGAGGAAGCTAATAATGCATTCAAATATAATATGAATATTTTTCAGGAGCTTGAAGGGAACTTGATTGCTGCGATAGGGAAGGTTGTTTTCCGTTTGTTGACGAATAGGAAACGTCCAGGTAGTACTGAGGATAAAACCTAG
- a CDS encoding (Fe-S)-binding protein produces MDGKRESSSATNKYFDSDVLDPCIHCGFCLPTCASYRVLGTEMDSPRGRIHTVKAIENGEVQLDATIAHHFDTCLGCFACVSACPSGVHYDELIESIRPKLNEVGMRDPCQNLFRKLLLQVLPYPKRLRTILFALRNYSGSSFQKMLREFGLIKLFGKQLEAMEALMPPLIEASFADSFPEINPSKGPYRGRVGLVLGCVQRCFDPEVNQATLAVLQANGFEVVIPRQQGCCGAVAHHQGLMKETIELGKTLVENFGKPDNQSESDPLPAIDAVLIAASGCGHTMKAYGKLLGVENTFKVPVFDIHEFLTKKGLQKSFLESLQPLGDSIDISEPYEVAYHDPCHMIHGQKISQQPRKLLEAIPNLLIREVEEIGVCCGSAGIYNLVQPNEANELGKIKVKDLKKTGASIISSANIGCTLQIRRHLNNSLKVVHPMQLLAKSAGLYNSPSMN; encoded by the coding sequence ATGGACGGAAAGAGAGAATCATCAAGTGCCACAAATAAATACTTCGATTCAGACGTACTAGACCCTTGCATACATTGTGGCTTCTGCCTTCCAACATGTGCAAGTTACAGAGTCTTGGGCACTGAAATGGATTCACCTAGAGGAAGAATACATACTGTTAAAGCTATTGAAAATGGAGAAGTTCAACTAGATGCAACCATTGCACATCATTTCGACACATGTTTAGGCTGTTTTGCTTGTGTAAGTGCATGCCCATCAGGAGTACATTATGACGAGTTAATAGAATCAATAAGACCAAAATTGAACGAAGTAGGAATGCGAGATCCTTGTCAAAATCTATTTAGAAAATTACTTCTACAAGTTCTGCCATATCCGAAACGTTTACGAACTATTCTATTTGCTTTGAGAAATTATTCAGGCAGTAGTTTTCAAAAAATGCTTCGTGAATTTGGTCTTATAAAGCTTTTTGGCAAACAACTTGAGGCGATGGAAGCTTTAATGCCTCCTCTAATTGAGGCAAGCTTTGCAGACAGTTTCCCAGAAATTAATCCATCAAAAGGACCTTATAGAGGCAGAGTGGGCCTTGTTCTAGGTTGCGTTCAACGCTGCTTTGATCCGGAGGTTAACCAAGCAACGCTTGCAGTCTTACAAGCCAATGGTTTTGAAGTTGTCATTCCTAGACAACAAGGCTGCTGTGGAGCTGTTGCCCACCATCAAGGCCTCATGAAGGAGACTATCGAGCTAGGTAAAACACTTGTAGAAAATTTTGGAAAACCAGATAATCAATCAGAGTCAGACCCTTTACCAGCCATAGATGCTGTTTTAATCGCAGCTTCCGGATGTGGACATACCATGAAAGCCTATGGGAAACTTCTCGGTGTAGAGAATACTTTCAAAGTCCCTGTATTTGATATACATGAATTTCTAACTAAAAAAGGACTGCAAAAAAGTTTTCTTGAAAGTCTTCAACCTCTGGGAGATTCAATCGATATCAGCGAACCATATGAAGTTGCATATCATGATCCATGTCATATGATTCATGGTCAAAAAATCTCTCAGCAACCAAGGAAATTATTAGAAGCGATCCCTAATCTTTTAATCCGTGAAGTTGAAGAAATAGGGGTTTGCTGTGGGAGTGCAGGAATCTACAACCTGGTACAGCCTAATGAAGCTAATGAACTTGGTAAAATAAAAGTAAAAGACCTTAAAAAGACAGGTGCAAGTATAATATCAAGCGCAAATATAGGATGCACACTACAAATTCGTCGTCATTTGAATAATAGTTTAAAAGTGGTACATCCCATGCAATTACTTGCCAAATCAGCAGGACTCTATAATTCGCCAAGCATGAATTAA